Within Amycolatopsis sp. FDAARGOS 1241, the genomic segment CTTCAACACCCCCGACGTGGAGCACAAACTCGACGTGCTCAAGCAGCACTGCGAGAACGAGGGCCGCGACTACAACGAGATCACCAAGACCGCCTACCACACCCTCGACATCGGCGAGAAGGGCGAAAAAGCGGGCGAACTCCTGGCCGACCTGGAGCGCCTCCACAACCTCGGCTTCGACGCTGCGATCGGCAGCGTCCCCGGCGTGCCCGACGTGTCACTGCTGGAAAAGTTCGCCACCGACGTGATCCCCGCGGCTGAAAAACTGGTGTGAACTGAGTCTCTCACTTCCACTCCGGGGCAACGACTCGTTCACGATCCCGCGGCGTGGTTTGGGAAAAACACGCCTGTCCGGTCGCGGCGTTACTCTCCGCACCTGCCGTGGGCCGACGTGAAGCCCACCCGTTCCTCCTGCTCCCACCCCGCGAGATCGCGCCGGCTTCTGGACTGAGCGGTTTCCGCGCGGCCCCTCGGCCGCGCGGAAACCGGGAGGCAACCGGGTTCAAGCGATCTCGCCGCCTCGGCGGAGCCGAGGCAAAAGATGCAGAGCACATCTCATTTCGAACTCGGTGCTCCACCCCTCGCGCGCTCCCTGTAACGACCATCCGCTGGTCATCGACGTGTCTAGCACGCAAGCCGCGAGCCGAGGAGCCCGTTGATGACCACATGCCGACTCTGCGGTTCGACAGCTCTGGTGAGTGTCGTCGATCTCGGGGCGACCCCGCCGTGTGAGCGGTTCCTGACCGCGCAGCAGCTGGCCGAGCCAGAGCACACCTATCCGCTGCACCTGCAGGTCTGCACCGAGTGCTGGCTGGCGCAGATCCCGCCGCTGATCACGCCCGAGGACACGTTCACCGACTACGCGTACTTCTCGTCGTTCTCCACCTCGTGGGTGGAACACGCGCGCGAGTACGTCGACGAGTCGGTGGAGCGGCTGGGACTGGGGCCTGATTCGTTCGTGGTGGAGGTGGCCAGCAACGACGGTTACCTGCTGCAACACGTGGTGGCGAGGGGTATCCGCTGTCTGGGCGTCGAGCCGTCGGTGAACGTCGGGCAGGCCGCGCGCGACAAGGGCGTGCCGACGAAAACCGCGTTCCTCAGCCCCGAGACGGGGCGCGACGTGCGTGAGGAACACGGGCCGGCCGACCTCGTCGCCGCCAACAACGTGTACGCGCACATCCCCGACATCATCGGCTTCACCCACGGCCTGCGGGCACTGGTCGCCGACGACGGCTGGGTCTCCATCGAGGTGCAGCACCTGCTCACACTGATCAGCGAGAACCAGTACGACACGATCTACCACGAGCACTTCCAGTACTACACGGTGGAATCCGCGCGACGCGCGCTCGCGGTCGGCGGACTGTCCGTTGTGGACGTCGAACTCCTGCCGACGCACGGCGGCTCGATCCGGCTGTGGGCGCGGCCGACTGAGGTCGCCGGTGAGCCGAGCGCGCGGATGGTCGACGTGCTGGAGCGCGAGAAGGCCGCGGGCCTGCACGAGCTGTCCGGCTACACCGAGTTCGCCGAGCGCGTCACGCGCGTGCGGCTCGACCTGCTGGAATTCCTGGTCAAGGCGGCCAAGGAGGGCAAGACCGTGGTGGGCTACGGCGCCCCCGGCAAGGGCAACACGCTGCTGAACCACTGCGGCATCCGGCCCGACCTGCTCGCCTACACGGTGGACCGCAACCCGTACAAGCACGGCCGGTTCACCCCGGGCACCCGCGTGCCGATCCTCGAACCCGAGCGCATCGCGGCCGACAAGCCCGACTACGTCCTCGTCCTTCCCTGGAACCTGCGGAAGGAACTCACCGAGCAACTGTCCTACGTAGACGACTGGGGCGGGCGGCTCGTGTTCCCGATCCCCCGTCTGGAGATCGTCGAGGTGAAGCAGTGAAGGTTGTCCTCTTCTGCGGCGGCTACGGCATGCGCATGCGCAACGGCGACGCGTCCGACGTGCCGAAGCCGATGGCCATGGTGGGGCCGAGACCGCTGATCTGGCACGTGATGCGCTACTACGCGCACTTCGGCCACACCGAGTTCGTGCTGTGCCTGGGCTACGGCGCCCACCACATCAAGGAATTCTTCCTCGACTACCGCGAGACGACGTCCAACGACTTCGTGCTGCGCAACGGAAAACCGGAACTCCTGTCCACCGACATCGCCGACTGGACCATTTCATTCGTCCAGACCGGCATCGAGTCGCCGATCGGCGAACGCCTGCGCCGTGTGCGCGAGTACCTCGACGGCGACGAGATGTTCCTCGCCAACTACGCCGACGTGCTCACCGACGCGCCTCTGGACGAGATGGTGGAGCGCTTCTCCGAGACCGAAGCCGGCGCGTCGATGATGGTCGTGCCACCGCAGTCGTCGTTCCACTGCGTCGAGATGGACGAGGGCGGCCGGATCGGCGCCATCACACCGGTGAGCGACATGCCGCTGTGGGAGAACGGCGGGTACTTCGTGCTGCGCCA encodes:
- a CDS encoding sugar phosphate nucleotidyltransferase; this encodes MKVVLFCGGYGMRMRNGDASDVPKPMAMVGPRPLIWHVMRYYAHFGHTEFVLCLGYGAHHIKEFFLDYRETTSNDFVLRNGKPELLSTDIADWTISFVQTGIESPIGERLRRVREYLDGDEMFLANYADVLTDAPLDEMVERFSETEAGASMMVVPPQSSFHCVEMDEGGRIGAITPVSDMPLWENGGYFVLRQEIFDHIPENGDLVADGCGELAKRGRLLAYPYRGFWKPTDTVKERYALDAAYTHGNRPWALWERDKVHA
- a CDS encoding class I SAM-dependent methyltransferase; the encoded protein is MTTCRLCGSTALVSVVDLGATPPCERFLTAQQLAEPEHTYPLHLQVCTECWLAQIPPLITPEDTFTDYAYFSSFSTSWVEHAREYVDESVERLGLGPDSFVVEVASNDGYLLQHVVARGIRCLGVEPSVNVGQAARDKGVPTKTAFLSPETGRDVREEHGPADLVAANNVYAHIPDIIGFTHGLRALVADDGWVSIEVQHLLTLISENQYDTIYHEHFQYYTVESARRALAVGGLSVVDVELLPTHGGSIRLWARPTEVAGEPSARMVDVLEREKAAGLHELSGYTEFAERVTRVRLDLLEFLVKAAKEGKTVVGYGAPGKGNTLLNHCGIRPDLLAYTVDRNPYKHGRFTPGTRVPILEPERIAADKPDYVLVLPWNLRKELTEQLSYVDDWGGRLVFPIPRLEIVEVKQ